The genomic stretch CCCGGAACAATAATTTTCATCTATTCACTATTACTTCCGTATATCTCACACGATACTGTTGCACAAGTTAACCGCATCACATTTCGGGAGTAATCATGGCTCGGCTCGCTGCATTTGATATGGACGGTACGCTGTTAATGCCGGATCACCGTTTAGGGGAAAAAACCCTGAACACGCTGAAGCGCCTGCGCGAGCGTGATGTCACCCTGACGTTTGCCACTGGCCGCCATGTGCTGGAGATGCGCCATTTGCTGGGCGCGTTTTCCCTCGACGCTTTTCTGATCACCGGCAACGGGACGCGAATTCACTCCGTAGAAGGGGATGTGCTGTACCGGCAGGATCTCAACCCGGAAGTCGCGGATATCGTGCTGCACAGCACCTGGGACACGCAGGCCAGTATCCACGTTTTTAACGATCGGGGCTGGTTTACCGGACGTGAAATTCCTGAACTGCTGCACGCGCATGTATACAGCGGTTTCAAATATCAGCTTATCGATCTTCGACGGATCCCCGCCCATGCGGTAACCAAGATCTGCTTCTGCGGCGATCATGACGATCTGTGCCGCTTAAGGATTCAGCTGAATGAGGCGCTGGGCGACCGGGCGCATCTGACCTTCTCGGCGGTGGATTGTCTGGAAGTGCTGCCGGTGGGCTGTAACAAAGGCTCTGCTCTGGCGGTGCTGAGCGACCACCTGGGCTTAACGCTGCAGGAGTGTATGGCGTTTGGTGACGCCATGAACGACCGCGAAATGCTGGGTAGCGTAGGTCGCGGTCTGATCATGGGGAATGCGATGGCGCAGCTGAAAGCAGAACTTCCCCATCTGCCGGTTATTGGCCACTGCCGCAATGAAGCAGTGTCCCATTTTTTGACGCATTGGCTGGACAACAACAATCTCCCGTATTCCCCCGAATAGTGAGACCCTTCCAGCAAGCCAGACTTCGGTCTGGCTTTTTTTATTTCACCAGGTCTGCAATCTGCGCTTTCCACGGGGCGATATCGCCGATGTTGGCCTGCACCCACTCCGCGTTGTAGTAGGTATCGAGATAACGCTCGCCGCTGTCGCACAGCAGCGTGACGATGGAACCGGTGCGCCCCTCTTCGCGCATACGGGCGGCAAGCTGCAGTGCGCCCCACATATTTGTGCCCGTTGATGCACCCACTTTGCGGCCCAGCTGCGTTTCCAGCCAGTGCGCCGTTGCCACGCTTGCGGCATCCGGCACGCGCATCATCTCATCCACGACGTCGGGGATAAAAGAGGGCTCCACGCGCGGACGTCCAATCCCTTCAATTTTACTGCCCACCGGGCTGCGCAGAGCGGCATCGCGATTTTGCCAGTACTCGAGGAACACGGAGTTCTG from Enterobacter dykesii encodes the following:
- the cof gene encoding HMP-PP phosphatase; its protein translation is MARLAAFDMDGTLLMPDHRLGEKTLNTLKRLRERDVTLTFATGRHVLEMRHLLGAFSLDAFLITGNGTRIHSVEGDVLYRQDLNPEVADIVLHSTWDTQASIHVFNDRGWFTGREIPELLHAHVYSGFKYQLIDLRRIPAHAVTKICFCGDHDDLCRLRIQLNEALGDRAHLTFSAVDCLEVLPVGCNKGSALAVLSDHLGLTLQECMAFGDAMNDREMLGSVGRGLIMGNAMAQLKAELPHLPVIGHCRNEAVSHFLTHWLDNNNLPYSPE